The window TTTAGTTTTCAGGGTTTTATTTATAAGAAAAATCCATAACTTATTTCTCCTTTGAAATATCTACTTATTGTACTTACTATTAGTTAATCCATATCTAAATATTAAACATAATACAATCAAGATCAATACTATTCCATATATACCCAAACACATACCCCCTTTAACGGTTTTTGCGAATAAATTTTCGACTTCCTTCGATTTTATTCGCCTTCATACGAATCTTTTATATAATTATATCATGTTTTTGTGTTTTTTTCAATAGGGTATAATTATCATTTACTAATTATACCCTAAGTCAAATTCCCTATTGAGGATTATAAATCCCTTTACTTTTCATATAATTGAATAAACCTTCACCATGTTCTTGCTCTTCTTTTTGTATATGGTTAAGGACTTGTCTTACATTCGTATCACAACACTCAAATATAGTAGTATTATATGCTCCAGATACATACTTTTCAGCCATCAAAGCATCTTTACACAAAAGAGCATCTTGTGGATCGTATGTATTTGAAGGAGTGAAAGTTGGAGTTTGATTTTGTTGTTGTGCACCACCTCCAGTGCTTGGAACAGTACCACTTAATATCTGATTGATACTGTCTAAATGCTGTTGTTCTGTAGTTGCATACTCATTGAATAATTGTTTAAGCTCAGAACATTTAGCTCTTTGAGCATACTCAGTATAATTTTCAATACACATCTGTTCATGTGACTTTTGATCTTCTAATAACATTCTTTCTTTTTGAGTTAAATTTAACATGTAAAACACCTCCTTACATTAGTTTTTTCAATATTATATTTTTTATGCATTTAAAAAGAAGTAGTACAAACTACTTCTTTAAAATCAATATATTCTCTTTTCAGGAATTACCCCTCTTACTCCACCAGTTGGATTTTCTATATCTCCCTTATATCTCGGTATTATATGAGTATGTAGATGCATAACAGTTTGACCTGCATGTTCTCCACAATTAATACCTATATTATATCCATCTGGTGAATACTTATCATCTAACATGACTTTACACTTATCAATTAAATCCATTATATCAATTTTTTCTTCATTTGTAGTATCAAAATAATCCTTAACATGCCTTTTAGTTATTATAAGCATATGCCCTTTATTAACAGGATATTTATCGTATATAGCATAACAAAGTTCATTTTCTAATATGTATTCTCTTATCTCACAAAATATACAGTTCATAGCAATCTCCTTTTTACTTATCAAAAAAATAAGAGTTCTAATACTTCATCTTATCTTCTAATCTATTTTTATAGTATTCTTTTGTTCTAAACTCAACAGCATCTTTAAAATGTTTTATAAAACAATCATTATCTATATAATCACCTAGTTCCTTATTCAAACAGAAACATTCTCCATCCATATAGAAAAAATCTTTTTCAGTTTTCAACAAGTATTTCATAGGCATTCGTTTAGCAAGCTTTATATAATCCTTTTTTTCCCACTTTTTATAATTAGAAGTTGACTTGTCTTTTTTCAAATCTATTTTATTAGATCCATTAGAATAAAAGTTCTTAAATGAATCATATATATCATCTTCATTTATTTTTAATTTAGGTCCATTATTATAGAAAGAACTAATTAGTGGCATTTTATATGTTTTACTCATACTAGTTTTTTCAATCATATTTATAAACATAGAACCCTTAGTATTTAAAATCATCTTTTCATTTTCGTCTAACTCATTTAGTTCATCTAAAAATTTAAGATAGTTTTTAAATATATTTAGTTTTGATTTTTTTCTCATCTTAACATATATATCATTTTCAATATAAGTTAGCATTTCAGTTCTACTCGGAACTTCGTTTAGATATCTTTTTATTCTATAATACTCATCTTTTATCATATTCTTAATATTCTTATTTGATTTTTCCATATCTTTAAATATATCTATAAGCCTAAAATCAAAATTTACAAAACAATCTTCAGGATACTCCTCCTCCGTAGGCACATGATTTTTATCATAACTATTATTAATTATATTATCTCCAGTTAAAAATAACGGTACTAAATTGGCTCTTTTATAATTACCTATAAAATCCAAAACATTAAGATATTTTTTATTCTTATTCTTTCTAAGACCTCTTCCTAACTGTTGCAAAAATATAGTAGGTGATTCAGTGGGTCTTAATAACATAACCATATCTATAGATTTTATATCAACACCTTCATTAAACATATCAACTGAAAATATTACATCTAGGTTTCCTTTTTCTAAATCTTCTATAGCTTCACTTCTATCTTTTGAGTATTCTCCATTTGAATTGCTATAAACAGCACAAGCTTTCACACCATTATCACAAAAGAATTTAGCCATATATTCTGCATGATGTTTACTTTTGCAAAATCCTAATGCTTTCATAGTTTTGAATTTAGTATAATTCTTTAAAATAATATCAGCTCTTTTATTTATACTAAGTGCCTTCTCTAATTCTTTCTCATTATATTTACCATTTTTAAATTCTATTTTTTCATAATCTACGCTATCATCATATATACCATAATATCTAAAAGGTACTAGATAACCTCTATTTATAGAATCCTTTAAAGATACCTCATATACAACATTATAATCACATAAAGCAAATACATCCTTATTATCCAATCTATCAGGGGTAGCTGTAAGCCCTAACATAAATTTCGGCTCGAAGTAATTTATTATATTTTTATAATTACTAGATACGGCATGGTGAAACTCATCAATTACAATATAATCAAAGTAATTCTTTTTGAAATACTTTTCATTTAAATATGTATCTTTTCCCAAAGTTTGAACTGTTGCAAATAATATATCACAATCTTTATCTCTAAATTTATTCATAAAAAATCCTAATTTAGAATCTCTTCTTATACTTTTAAATGTATCATACGCTTGTTTTAAAATTTCTTCTCTATGAGCAACAAATAATATACGATTAAATTTTTGTGAATCAAATGCTGCTAAATATGTTTTTCCAACACCTGTAGCTGCCAAAACCAATCCCTTATCCATTCCATCTAATCTAGTTTTGTTAAGATTGTATAAAGCTTCTATTTGAGCTCCTCGTGGCTTAAATAATTCTATTACTTCATTCTTTTCATTAGGAATATAATCGTTAACCTTAGGCTTTTTCCAAGTCTTTGCATATTTTTCAAGTTCCATTTCATCCACTATTATAGACTTATTATAAAATAAATCTTCAAAAGTCTTTTTATAATAATTGAAATCTTCTTCCTGAGTATCCCTAGTCAATCTATAGTTCCATTCAATTCCATCCGTCAAGGCTGACTTGGATATATTAGATGATCCAATAAATATATCTGCTCCATCTTCATACTCAAACATATAAGCTTTTGCATGAAAGCTTCTAGATTTATCATTATAAAATCTTAAATCAACCTTATTTCCCATTATAGTTCTTATCAAATACAAAGCCGAAGGTTGAGTTATATTAAGATAATTTCCAGTTAATATCCTAACTGGTATGTTCCTACTAACCATTTCTTTTAAATCATCTTCTAATAACCTAACACCTGATTCCATTAAAAAAGCCACTATTATATCTACTTTTTTAGCTCTTTTTATAGATTCTTTTATAAATTTATATAAATGTTTATTATATCCTGTAATGCATTTATCATTATGTACCATAGTCATATCTCCTTACGATAAGTACTTTAGTTAATTTTACCATTTATATTATATACTATAAATCACTTTGACTTAATTTTAATAAAAAGTTAAACTATTTGTATAAATAATTAAAAGGAGATATAAATATGAAAACATACGATAAAATTGTCAGAGATAAAATTCCTCAAATAATAGATAATGCAGGTAAAAAATTTGATATTCACATAGTAAGTGATGATGAAGCTATATCTTATTTAGATACTAAATTAGATGAGGAAGTAAAAGAATTCCACGAAGATAATAACTTAGAAGAGCTTGCAGATGTAATGGAAATTTTATTTTCATTAGCAAAAAAGATGGGCTACTCAGAAGATGATTTATTAAATAAAAGATTAGAAAAAAAAGAATCTAATGGCGGATTTGACAAAAATATTATATTGACTAAAGTATATTAATTATTTTGAATTAGAGGTGAATTTAAGAATGTTTAATACCTTAAGTTATATAGCTGAAAAACTTAATAAAGAAAAAGTTGTATGGGCAGTTGGTGCTTCTCTATTATTAAATCATTATGGACTTGTAGATAAACCTAATGATATTGATATTTTAATAGATTTAAATGATATTGAAAAAGCAGATATAATACTTAAAAGTATTGGAGAAAAGAAAGTTTATGAGAAATCCGATACTTACTCTACCAAATACTTTTATGAATATATTATAAATGGTATTGATATTGATGTTATGGCAGGATTGAGTATTAACCATAATGAAGGAATATATAAATACAATTTTGATAGTAACTCAATTTTACAAAGTACAAAGATCAATGGTATACATATACCTCTAACTTCTTTAGAAGATTGGTATGTTCTATATCAGATAATTCCAAATAGAGAAAATAAGGTTACGATGATAAAAAATTACTTGTTATCAAATGGAATAA is drawn from Tepidibacter hydrothermalis and contains these coding sequences:
- a CDS encoding DEAD/DEAH box helicase family protein; translation: MVHNDKCITGYNKHLYKFIKESIKRAKKVDIIVAFLMESGVRLLEDDLKEMVSRNIPVRILTGNYLNITQPSALYLIRTIMGNKVDLRFYNDKSRSFHAKAYMFEYEDGADIFIGSSNISKSALTDGIEWNYRLTRDTQEEDFNYYKKTFEDLFYNKSIIVDEMELEKYAKTWKKPKVNDYIPNEKNEVIELFKPRGAQIEALYNLNKTRLDGMDKGLVLAATGVGKTYLAAFDSQKFNRILFVAHREEILKQAYDTFKSIRRDSKLGFFMNKFRDKDCDILFATVQTLGKDTYLNEKYFKKNYFDYIVIDEFHHAVSSNYKNIINYFEPKFMLGLTATPDRLDNKDVFALCDYNVVYEVSLKDSINRGYLVPFRYYGIYDDSVDYEKIEFKNGKYNEKELEKALSINKRADIILKNYTKFKTMKALGFCKSKHHAEYMAKFFCDNGVKACAVYSNSNGEYSKDRSEAIEDLEKGNLDVIFSVDMFNEGVDIKSIDMVMLLRPTESPTIFLQQLGRGLRKNKNKKYLNVLDFIGNYKRANLVPLFLTGDNIINNSYDKNHVPTEEEYPEDCFVNFDFRLIDIFKDMEKSNKNIKNMIKDEYYRIKRYLNEVPSRTEMLTYIENDIYVKMRKKSKLNIFKNYLKFLDELNELDENEKMILNTKGSMFINMIEKTSMSKTYKMPLISSFYNNGPKLKINEDDIYDSFKNFYSNGSNKIDLKKDKSTSNYKKWEKKDYIKLAKRMPMKYLLKTEKDFFYMDGECFCLNKELGDYIDNDCFIKHFKDAVEFRTKEYYKNRLEDKMKY
- a CDS encoding nucleoside triphosphate pyrophosphohydrolase, with product MKTYDKIVRDKIPQIIDNAGKKFDIHIVSDDEAISYLDTKLDEEVKEFHEDNNLEELADVMEILFSLAKKMGYSEDDLLNKRLEKKESNGGFDKNIILTKVY
- a CDS encoding HIT family protein, which translates into the protein MNCIFCEIREYILENELCYAIYDKYPVNKGHMLIITKRHVKDYFDTTNEEKIDIMDLIDKCKVMLDDKYSPDGYNIGINCGEHAGQTVMHLHTHIIPRYKGDIENPTGGVRGVIPEKRIY
- a CDS encoding spore coat protein, which encodes MLNLTQKERMLLEDQKSHEQMCIENYTEYAQRAKCSELKQLFNEYATTEQQHLDSINQILSGTVPSTGGGAQQQNQTPTFTPSNTYDPQDALLCKDALMAEKYVSGAYNTTIFECCDTNVRQVLNHIQKEEQEHGEGLFNYMKSKGIYNPQ